From Pseudomonas arsenicoxydans:
CCCGGGCACGATGCAGGGCAGTAATCAATTGGAATAATAGAACGCTCCTGAAATCTTGAACGGAGGAACCAGGTGACTATCAACGGTCACATCGAGTTGGCCGCTGATTGTGCACATTTCATCGCCTTTACGTGTGAAAGAAAGGATTGCCATACCTTTTTCCGCTACATGGATATAGGGCTCATCATCCGAAGTGGAGACATAGTCGATATAGATTTTTCTGTCGGTGTCGCTGATCGGATAAGTGCCTGTTTTCGCATCGTGGGGAACAATGATAGTAATTGTTTTGTTTTCTACAAGATCTTCACCGACTTTCTTTTGCTGGACCGCAGTGAATGTCCAGGTTTTGCCTTCGATGCCTGGATAGTCGGTGGGCTCAAGCGTGAAGTATTTCGCTTCGAAAACCTCGACTGAACCCTCGCTCAAAATTTTTACAGAGAAGTGGTTCGTTTGTTTTATCACGGCACTGCGTTCATATGCGGTCATGAGTATTTCTCCGGAGTTGACCTGGGAAAGTATCCATAAGCCAGTAATAGCCTAACGAATGGATAGTCGTATCAGAACTCACTGGAGGGCTCGCTGTAAACTGTCAGACTTGACAGCTTTACAGAGGTGGATTTTTGTGAGCTGTTTTAAATCCCAAAGGCTATCTGCCTATAATTAACTGTATAAACAGCCTATATCCACACACAAGCCCACACCGACCCGAATAACAGAGTTGCCATGCACTGGTTAAATCGTAATAGTGCCCGCGATGAACGCTGTCGCTTGCTAAATCCCGCACCTAATATCGCCCATACACCAAGGCAGGGCAGTGAAACCAAAAAAAATACCAAAGACAGGACGACTGTCTGCTTCGTTTGGTTTCCATGGCCACCGGAAAACACACTCAGCACTGTCAACGCCATCATCCAGGTCTTGGGATTGACCAGTTGTAAGCTAGCGGCTGCCCACAATCCAAATCGTTGCTGGTGGCTTTCAACAACATCAAAGGTCGTGACCGGCGTTATGAAAATTTGCCAAGACAAATAACTGAGCCAGGCGATCCCGCTCCATTTCATCAGCGATTGCACCCCTGGTAGTCCGGTAACCGACTGACCAACACCACTGCCTACTAACAACACAATCAATGCCGCGCTCGCGCAGGCACCGAAAATGATTGGTAGCGCAGCCTTGAAGCCGTACCGGGCACTGTTGCTCAGCACCAGAATGTTAGTCGGCCCCGGCGTGATGGAGGCGACGAAAGCAAACAACATAAAAGGTAGCAAGGTCGGGAACGTGGACAACATGGCAGCGGACTCCATAGATGAACTCAGGAGCCAATCCTCACAAAGCCTGACTCAAACGTCTGGAAGATTTGAGCAGCGTTTGCGGTACATCGCCGGCGTCAGCCCGTACGCCCGGACGAACCAGCGGCCAAGATGACTCTGGTCGGCAAACCCCAATTCCATGGCGACCGTCGCCGGTTGCGCGCCGCTGGACAGCATTCGCCGCGCTTTCGACAACCGTAATTGCACCAGATACGCGTGTGGCGCCAAGCCATAGGCGGCCTTGAAAGCCCGGGTCAGACGGAATCTGTCGACACCCGCTGCGACGGCAATCTGGTCAAGACCGATGTCGAATCGGGCGTTGGCGTGCAGATAATCCCGAGCCTTTTGCGCCACCAGCGCCAGACGCGGGTCTTCGCCGTACCGAGTGCGCCAGTGCAGGTGACTGGTCAGGCGTTCGAGCAAACTGTCGAGGGCAGTTTGGCGGACGATCTTCAGCTCACCACCGTGCAGGGTTTGAAACGCCAGGCTGGTGGCGTGGGCCAGTCGCGGGTCGCTCGCCAGCGTGTGAGCGAAACACAATTGACTGTTATCGGGCGCGTTTTCGAAGACCGCACTCAGTTCACGCTGCAACCAAAGCGGGTCGAGGTACAGCATGCGGTAAGTGAAGCCGTCTTCGGTCGGCGCATCACCATCATGGATATCGCCGGGTTCGAGTAAAAACACCTTGCCCGGTGTGCTCTGATGTTTCGCCCGACGGCAATTGAATTGCTGGACGCCTTGTTCGGTCACGCCGACCAGGTAGCTGTCATGCCAATGCGGGTCGTAGGCGTGGCCCCGGAAATGCGCGCGCAGGGTCTCGATGCCGGTATCGGCGTCCTGGGCCAGTTCGATCCAGTTGTCAGGGGACATGCTGCACCTGTTAGACGGATTACCGGCCTATTTAACGCCGATGCAGAGGTCGATGCCTAGAACGTTTGTGCACGCATCAGTTGAACAGTCCTGCCGCGATGTTGATCGAGAAGCCGAGGATCGCCGTGTTGAACAAAAAACCGATCAGCGATTGCGCCAGCACGATTTTGCGCATGCGCCGTGTCGCCACGCCCACATCCGAAGTCTGCACTGCCACGCTGATAGTGAAGGAGAAATACAGGAAGTCCCAGTAGTTGGGGGTTTCCAGCCCTTCAGCGAAACGTAGCGCCAGGTCCTTGCCGTCCCAGGTGTAGAACAGGCGGGCGTAGTGCACGCTGAAAATCACCCCGATCAGTAGCCACGAGCCAATGACCGTCAGCGCGGTGAAACCGTAATGCAGGAGCTTGCGACTGGTTTCCAGGTCTTTGCTGCCGGCGAGTTCGAAGGTGATGGTCGCGAGGCTGGCAATGGCGGCAACGCACACCACGAACAGCACCAGTCCGGCGTTTTCATCTTCGACCTCGGCAATGCGCTTCACGTCCGGGGCTTTGGCGCGCGTGGCGAGCCAGAACATCAGCATCAGGTAGGTCCAGACCGCGGCATTCCAGCCAATGAGGATTTTGCTGATGATCGAATCGGCAGGAACCAGAATGCCTGCCGCGACGCCAAGGATAGCGGCGGCGGACAGGCGAGGGTGGGTGCGGGCGAGGAGGGGCATGATTGCTCGATGGGCCAAGGTATGCAAACACCTTAGCCTAGCGAGCTCCGTTCTGACCACACCTGAGAAAACAACACGACCCGTGTGGGTTAGAGGTCTTTATGGCGCTTGCGGACCAGCTTCATCACCACCACAAAAAACACCGGCACAAACACCACCGCCAGTGTCGCCGTGATCATCCCGCCAATCACCCCGGTGCCGATCGCTTGCTGGCTCGCCGAGCTGGCTCCGGTGGCAATCGCCAACGGCACCACGCCGAGGATGAACGCCAGTGAAGTCATCACAATCGGCCGCAAACGCAAGCGGGCGGCTTGCAAGGTCGCGTCGATCAGGTCGTGGCCTTCGTCATAAAGGCTCTTGGCGAACTCGATGATCAGGATCGCGTTTTTCGCCGACAGACCGATGATGGTGATCAACCCGACTTTGAAGAACACGTCGTTGGGCATGCCGCGAAAGGTCACGGCCAGTACGGCGCCGAGCACGCCGAGCGGCACCACCAGCAACACGGAGGTCGGAATCGACCAGCTCTCGTACAGCGCCGCCAGACACAAGAACACGATCAGCAGCGACAACCCGAGCAGAATCGGCGCCTGACTGCCGGACAAGCGTTCCTGCAATGACAAGCCGGTCCACTCCTGACCCAGGCTGTGTGAAAACACACTTGATACGTTCAACGCTGAGATTTTCTTGGATTGCCTGCGAAGTCGGTAGTAGGAAGTAAAGATTGGTCCGTGCGACCAACATCGGCGCTCATATGGCTGTTGGGGCCGCGTCAGCGGTCCCAACAGCCACTTACCGACGATCCAGCGGGATGATCACGCCCTGATCGCTTCAAGCAATCCCAAGATGCCGAAGATGCTCATCATTCGTTTGAGGTTGTAGGCGAGCACATGAAGGCTCATCTCAGTGCTCACCCTCGGCAGGGTTTTGGTCAGGAAGTGGGTACTTCCCATCCAGTACTTGAGCGTTCCAAAAGGATGTTCAACGGTCTGTCGACGAACCCTCATCATCGCTGGATCATGTTCTAGCCGAACCTGCATCGCATCGACTACAGCCTCATGTTCCCAGCGCTTCACCCGACGCTCCTTACCCGTCGTACATTGCTTTTGCATTGCGCAGGACTGGCAGCCTGAGAAGTAATAACAATGCAATAACATGCCGTCTTCCGTCGACGAATGTCTCCTGGTTAGTAACTGCCCCGCAGGGCATCGATACTCGTCCGACGCCGCAAGATAGATGAAATCCTGCTTGCCGAATCTGCCTTCCGCTTTGCTGCCAGATGTGAGGGGTTTCGGTACGAAGGTAGTGATGCCGGCTTGCTCGCAAGCAAGGATTTCCAGACCTTTGTAATAGCCTCGATCAGCCACCACCGTTAGCGATTCAGCTCCAATTTCTTCACGCGCCTGGCTCGCCATATTGCTCAGTTGCCCACGATCATTACCAACGTTGGTCACCTCATGGGCAACGATCAGATGGTGTTTGTCGTCGACCGCTGTTTGTACGTTGTAGCCGACCGTTCCGGTGCCTCGGCCGCTCGTGGCCATTGAACGTGCATCAGGATCTGTGAGGGAAATCTGCTGGTCTGGACTTTCGTGGAGCTGCGCCTCGATTTCCTTGAGTTTCTGCATCTGCTTTTTCAGTGTTTCTATCTTTTCTTTCAACCGCTCTGCTTTGGCCTCGGCCACTTCGGGCGTTGCCCGATCCGCCGAATCCATCGCCGCCAGATAGCGATCAATGCTCTGTTCAATCTGCTGCATGCGTGCCTTCACCTTGCCCTGAGTGAAGTTGCGGTCGCGATTATTGACGGCTTTGAACTTGCTGCCGTCGATGGCGATGATCGATTGAGAGAAGAGATTGAGGTTACGGCAAAGCACTACGAACTGGCGGCATACGCTGCGAATGGCTTTACCGTTGTCTTTGCGAAAGTCGGCAATGGTTTTGAAGTCCGGAGCCAAACGCCCCGTTAGCCACATCAACTCGACGTTGCGCTCGGCCTCACGCTCAAGCCGGCGGCTGGACTGAATCCGATTGAGGTAGCCGTAGATATAGATCTTCAGCAACACCGCTGGGTGGTAGGCCGGACGACCCGTTGCAGCAGGATCAACACCTTCAAACCCAAGTGCCCCCAAGTCGAGTTCATCGACGAAAACGTCGACCACGCGCACTGGATTTTCTTCGGCTACGTAATCGTCCAGACACTCCGGCAGCAAGGTGACTTGCGTCCGAGCCTCACCTTCAATGAATCGCTTCATGATCGTCCCCGCCACGATCTAAACGATCAGAAGATTAGACAATCGCAGGCGTTTTCACACAGCCTGGACCCAACCCGGCCGGGCCTTGCGCCACCAGACGTTCGATTTCCGCCATGGCTTCACCGGTGCTGTGGCCGGCTGCCGGTTCGCCGGAAATGGCAATCGCCGGGTAGCCGTTGTAGCGGGTCAACTGCGCCGGGCCTTGAATCCATTTCGCCTGAACGAAGGCCGACAGCGGCACCATTTTTCCGGCATCGTTACGCACGTGGATCTTCAATACATCGGCGACCTGACTGCGCTGATCGCCTTCAGCCTGCACCACCACCCGTTGCATCCGTCCCTGGTTGGGGAAATCGTTGATGTAGGCCGAACCGACCGCCGTGGATAGCACGTTGCCAACGTCGGCAAAGGACACGCCCAGCGCGTTGGCTTGTTTGCGGTCAACCTCCAATTGCACTTGTGGCGCTTCGGCCAAGGCACTTTCGCGCACGTTCATCAGGATCGGGCTTTTCTCGGCGGCGGCGAGTAATGCGGTGCGCGCCTGCATCAATGTGGCGTGGCCGAGGCCGCCGCGGTCCTGCAAGCGGAACTCGAAACCGCTGGAAGTGCCGAGACCGTCAACCGGCGGTGGCAGCACCGAGAACGCCACGGCGTCCTTGATCTGGCTCAGTACGATGTTGGCGCGGTCGGCAATCGAGCTTGCCGAGTCGTCGCTGCCTCGATCCGACCAATCCTTGAGCGTGGTGAACGCCAGAGCAGCGTTCTGCCCGCTGCCGGAAAAACTGAAACCGAGAATCACCGTGCTGTCGCCAACACCGGGTTCCGTGGCGTTGTGCGCTTCGATTTGCTCCACCACCTGCACCGTGCGGTTTTTACTCGCGCCCGGTGGTAATTGAATGTCGGTGATGGTGTAGCCCTGATCCTCAACCGGCAGGAACGAGGAGGGCAGACGGCTGAAACACAGCCCCAGACCGATCAGTAGCACGCCGTAGATCAGCAGGTAACGGCCCGTGCGTTTCAGCGCGTAGGCGACCCAGCCTTCATAACGCTCGGTCAAGCGCTCGAAGCCGCGGTTGAACCAACCAAAGAAGCCGCTCTTTTCATGATGCTCGCCTTTGGCAATCGGCTTGAGCAGCGTGGCGCACAACGCAGGGGTCAAGGTCAGCGCGAGGAACGCCGAGAACAGAATCGAGGTGGCCATCGACAGCGAGAACTGCTGGTAAATCACCCCCACCGAACCCTGCATGAACGCCATCGGAATAAATACCGCCACCAGCACCAGGGTGATGCCGATGATCGCGCCGGTGATCTGTTTCATCGCCTTGCGTGTCGCCTCCTTGGGCGACAAGCCTTCGGTGGCCATGATGCGCTCGACGTTCTCCACCACCACGATGGCATCGTCCACCAGAATGCCGATGGCCAGCACCATGCCGAACATGGTCAGCACGTTGATCGAGAAGCCCAGCGCGAGCATGGTCGCGAAGGTGCCCATCAACGCAACGGGCACCACTAGTGTCGGGATCAGCGTGTAGCGGATGTTCTGCAGGAACAGGAACATCACCGCAAACACCAGCAGCATGGCTTCGCCGAGGGTGTAGATCACTTTGGTGAT
This genomic window contains:
- a CDS encoding AraC family transcriptional regulator translates to MSPDNWIELAQDADTGIETLRAHFRGHAYDPHWHDSYLVGVTEQGVQQFNCRRAKHQSTPGKVFLLEPGDIHDGDAPTEDGFTYRMLYLDPLWLQRELSAVFENAPDNSQLCFAHTLASDPRLAHATSLAFQTLHGGELKIVRQTALDSLLERLTSHLHWRTRYGEDPRLALVAQKARDYLHANARFDIGLDQIAVAAGVDRFRLTRAFKAAYGLAPHAYLVQLRLSKARRMLSSGAQPATVAMELGFADQSHLGRWFVRAYGLTPAMYRKRCSNLPDV
- a CDS encoding LysE family translocator; this encodes MLSTFPTLLPFMLFAFVASITPGPTNILVLSNSARYGFKAALPIIFGACASAALIVLLVGSGVGQSVTGLPGVQSLMKWSGIAWLSYLSWQIFITPVTTFDVVESHQQRFGLWAAASLQLVNPKTWMMALTVLSVFSGGHGNQTKQTVVLSLVFFLVSLPCLGVWAILGAGFSKRQRSSRALLRFNQCMATLLFGSVWACVWI
- a CDS encoding DUF1345 domain-containing protein, encoding MPLLARTHPRLSAAAILGVAAGILVPADSIISKILIGWNAAVWTYLMLMFWLATRAKAPDVKRIAEVEDENAGLVLFVVCVAAIASLATITFELAGSKDLETSRKLLHYGFTALTVIGSWLLIGVIFSVHYARLFYTWDGKDLALRFAEGLETPNYWDFLYFSFTISVAVQTSDVGVATRRMRKIVLAQSLIGFLFNTAILGFSINIAAGLFN
- a CDS encoding IS1182 family transposase, with the protein product MKRFIEGEARTQVTLLPECLDDYVAEENPVRVVDVFVDELDLGALGFEGVDPAATGRPAYHPAVLLKIYIYGYLNRIQSSRRLEREAERNVELMWLTGRLAPDFKTIADFRKDNGKAIRSVCRQFVVLCRNLNLFSQSIIAIDGSKFKAVNNRDRNFTQGKVKARMQQIEQSIDRYLAAMDSADRATPEVAEAKAERLKEKIETLKKQMQKLKEIEAQLHESPDQQISLTDPDARSMATSGRGTGTVGYNVQTAVDDKHHLIVAHEVTNVGNDRGQLSNMASQAREEIGAESLTVVADRGYYKGLEILACEQAGITTFVPKPLTSGSKAEGRFGKQDFIYLAASDEYRCPAGQLLTRRHSSTEDGMLLHCYYFSGCQSCAMQKQCTTGKERRVKRWEHEAVVDAMQVRLEHDPAMMRVRRQTVEHPFGTLKYWMGSTHFLTKTLPRVSTEMSLHVLAYNLKRMMSIFGILGLLEAIRA